The following proteins are encoded in a genomic region of Galbibacter sp. BG1:
- a CDS encoding endonuclease III domain-containing protein, giving the protein MTKAEKVDFVVDTLERLYPTVPIPLDHTDPYTLLIAVLMSAQSTDARVNQITPMLFDRAMNPYQMVKLTVDEIRKIIKPVGLSPMKSKGIHGLSQILIDKYNGEVPADMEALEALPGVGHKTASVVMSQAFGVPSFPVDTHIHRLMYRWGLSNGKNVTQTEKDAKRLFDEHLWNKLHLQIIYYAREYSPARGWNLEKDIITKTIGRKSVLKEYEAKKTKKTR; this is encoded by the coding sequence ATGACCAAAGCAGAAAAGGTTGATTTCGTTGTAGATACCTTAGAAAGATTGTATCCTACAGTACCTATCCCTTTAGATCACACCGACCCGTATACTCTTTTAATAGCTGTATTAATGTCCGCTCAAAGCACCGACGCCCGGGTAAACCAAATTACACCTATGTTGTTCGACAGGGCCATGAACCCTTATCAAATGGTTAAGCTTACGGTAGATGAAATAAGGAAAATTATTAAGCCTGTAGGACTCTCACCCATGAAATCGAAAGGTATTCATGGGCTATCCCAAATTTTAATAGATAAATATAACGGTGAAGTACCGGCAGACATGGAGGCTTTAGAAGCGCTTCCGGGCGTGGGCCATAAAACAGCCAGCGTTGTTATGTCTCAAGCTTTTGGAGTTCCTTCCTTTCCTGTAGATACGCACATACATCGATTAATGTACCGTTGGGGGCTTTCCAATGGAAAAAATGTTACGCAAACAGAAAAAGATGCAAAACGCTTGTTCGACGAACATTTGTGGAATAAGCTTCACCTGCAAATTATTTATTACGCACGCGAATATTCCCCAGCTCGTGGATGGAACCTAGAAAAAGACATAATCACCAA
- the bcp gene encoding thioredoxin-dependent thiol peroxidase, producing MKTLKAGDKVPNFSVNDQDGNKVSLSDYKGKKLVVFFYPKASTPGCTAEACNLRDHYKELQEHGYSLLGVSADSEKRQSNFKNKYEFPFPLLADEEKEVINAFGVWGPKKFMGREYDGIHRMTFIVNDGVVERVIEKVKTKDHAAQILEA from the coding sequence ATGAAGACACTCAAAGCAGGCGATAAAGTACCGAACTTTAGCGTGAACGATCAAGATGGAAATAAAGTTTCTTTATCTGATTACAAGGGTAAAAAATTAGTTGTTTTTTTCTATCCAAAAGCGAGTACACCTGGCTGTACTGCAGAAGCTTGCAACCTTAGGGATCATTATAAGGAATTGCAGGAGCACGGCTATAGTTTACTTGGGGTAAGTGCCGATTCTGAAAAAAGACAATCGAATTTTAAGAACAAATACGAATTTCCGTTTCCGTTATTGGCAGACGAAGAGAAAGAGGTTATTAATGCTTTTGGTGTCTGGGGACCTAAAAAATTTATGGGCCGTGAGTATGATGGCATCCATCGTATGACATTTATTGTAAATGATGGAGTAGTGGAGCGTGTAATTGAAAAAGTAAAAACGAAAGATCACGCTGCGCAGATTTTGGAGGCGTAG
- a CDS encoding ankyrin repeat domain-containing protein, producing MESLIIDFARENNEKEAINLIDNEKTSVNVEDKDGYNLLMISLLRGLEDLSLKLIERNINLKHQDSKGQTILHHLAIFYNEKILLKCLEEGADLSISDIYGNQSLWTTVFNDKGYGKRLEMIKILMEYGADPYHKNNVEKSPYDMARITKNNEVKSIFENYK from the coding sequence ATGGAATCTTTAATCATTGATTTTGCTAGGGAGAATAATGAAAAAGAAGCAATTAATCTTATTGATAATGAAAAAACATCTGTAAACGTAGAAGATAAGGATGGTTATAATTTATTGATGATATCACTTTTGCGAGGTCTAGAAGACCTATCATTAAAATTAATTGAAAGAAACATAAATTTAAAACATCAAGATTCCAAGGGGCAAACTATACTGCATCATCTGGCAATATTTTACAATGAAAAAATTTTACTGAAATGCCTTGAGGAGGGAGCTGATTTAAGTATTTCTGATATATATGGAAATCAATCTTTATGGACTACGGTTTTTAATGATAAGGGTTATGGAAAAAGGCTTGAAATGATTAAAATTTTAATGGAATATGGTGCTGATCCATACCATAAAAATAATGTTGAAAAAAGCCCTTATGACATGGCCAGAATAACTAAAAATAATGAAGTAAAATCGATTTTTGAAAATTATAAATAA
- a CDS encoding RHS repeat domain-containing protein, translated as MTLAPVGDIRANKNEKLYQFAKTMNVGQEWNLAGSATLTLNNLPVGDGTTGYQPYKPFTVKSMLQSNDNGLVYRYAGEKYYELKDHLGNVRVVISDRKDLNTADNTLSAHVESYNNYYPFGMLQPNRTFNNPRYRYGFQGQEKDDDLKGDGNSVNYKYRMHDPRVGRFFAVDPLFKDYPYYTPFSFSGNKLIGYIELEGLEEARINQAIDWNTAIKMAGDKATINEIQEKYEYIHGFTSRAANTRLFKSFFKSDLAQSFIEKYGSFERGTYEMTHEETIDTHPSPVSIIHGNHEDYMRGEASNFLSELKYIEKGASKFVELSVLSKANTKGTLGVFTVKFRGDLKREAEGNGWSFNGTMQFFDEWNFDQKSEGERTASSENATAKGRKFLLGRPFEIKSPLYKVYQNNENSVIDWFENIDSSSDELSKLGKTVSKY; from the coding sequence GTGACACTGGCACCAGTAGGCGATATACGGGCCAATAAAAATGAAAAGCTCTACCAATTTGCAAAAACTATGAATGTAGGGCAGGAGTGGAACCTCGCGGGAAGCGCCACCCTTACTTTAAACAATTTACCGGTTGGCGATGGTACCACTGGTTACCAACCCTATAAACCTTTTACGGTTAAAAGCATGTTGCAAAGCAATGATAACGGGCTTGTGTACCGTTATGCTGGGGAGAAATATTACGAACTTAAAGACCATTTGGGGAATGTACGCGTAGTGATAAGCGACCGTAAGGATTTAAACACTGCAGACAATACCCTAAGTGCCCATGTGGAGAGTTATAACAATTATTATCCCTTTGGTATGTTGCAACCAAACCGTACCTTTAACAACCCGAGGTATAGATACGGATTTCAAGGACAGGAAAAGGATGATGATCTTAAAGGGGATGGGAATAGTGTAAACTATAAATATAGAATGCACGACCCAAGAGTGGGTAGGTTCTTTGCGGTAGATCCTTTGTTTAAAGATTATCCATATTATACTCCTTTTAGCTTTAGTGGGAATAAATTGATAGGATATATTGAGCTTGAAGGGCTTGAGGAAGCTAGGATTAACCAAGCAATAGATTGGAATACAGCAATTAAAATGGCTGGCGATAAAGCTACTATTAATGAAATTCAAGAAAAATATGAATATATTCATGGTTTTACCTCACGGGCTGCAAATACTAGATTGTTCAAGTCTTTTTTCAAAAGTGATTTAGCTCAAAGTTTTATTGAGAAATATGGCTCCTTCGAGCGTGGCACTTACGAAATGACTCATGAAGAAACGATTGACACCCATCCTTCTCCAGTATCAATAATTCATGGAAATCATGAAGATTACATGCGAGGGGAGGCATCAAATTTCTTATCTGAATTAAAATATATAGAAAAAGGTGCTTCTAAATTTGTAGAATTGTCTGTGCTCAGTAAAGCAAACACTAAAGGAACTTTGGGTGTGTTTACTGTGAAATTTAGAGGTGATTTAAAACGAGAGGCGGAAGGAAATGGATGGAGTTTTAACGGAACAATGCAGTTTTTTGATGAATGGAATTTTGACCAAAAAAGTGAGGGAGAGAGAACAGCCAGTAGCGAGAATGCAACTGCTAAGGGAAGGAAATTTTTGTTAGGTCGACCTTTTGAAATAAAAAGCCCATTATATAAAGTTTACCAGAATAATGAAAACTCTGTGATTGATTGGTTTGAAAATATAGATTCATCATCGGATGAACTAAGTAAATTGGGAAAAACGGTTTCTAAATATTAA
- a CDS encoding pyridoxamine 5'-phosphate oxidase family protein, protein MSKENLYSKEAIEKVRDLAKSIDFAMMITNLKKTPLHAIPMSTKKVDKEGNVWFLSSSESTHNSNIRSSSDIYLIYSDKSSMEFLNIYGKAQILKDKSVLEDLYEKTDDAWFDGVEDPKLTAIKVVPRDVFYWDTKHNKLVSLFKMGLGALTGDEPDLGKQGELKY, encoded by the coding sequence ATGAGTAAAGAAAATTTATACAGTAAAGAAGCGATAGAAAAGGTAAGGGATTTAGCTAAATCGATTGACTTCGCTATGATGATTACCAACCTTAAAAAGACACCATTACACGCCATCCCGATGAGCACTAAGAAAGTAGATAAGGAAGGTAATGTTTGGTTTTTAAGTAGCTCAGAAAGCACCCATAACAGCAACATACGAAGTAGCAGTGACATCTATTTAATTTATTCCGATAAATCTTCAATGGAATTTTTAAATATTTACGGAAAAGCTCAAATTTTAAAAGACAAAAGTGTTTTAGAGGATTTATACGAGAAGACAGATGATGCTTGGTTTGACGGTGTAGAAGATCCGAAGCTAACAGCCATAAAGGTTGTTCCTAGGGATGTTTTCTATTGGGATACTAAACACAACAAACTTGTATCCCTATTCAAAATGGGATTAGGTGCCCTTACTGGAGATGAACCAGATCTTGGAAAGCAAGGAGAATTGAAATATTAA
- a CDS encoding TonB-dependent receptor: MTLVLKGDKNFENVPSLKSKALRINLNEDIYGTFAEIGAGQETVRHFFRAGGASGTIAKAMSAYDKSFSDAIYGIEDDGRYVTEARLKKMLSHEMRLMEERIPREDNPNKIFFSYANTVATIDFAKKFKGHGWLGIRFQLDPEEDYNEIILHIRFKQTEARLQQETLGIVGVNLVYGAFYKHHKPKKLLKYLYDHIDNDTIEIDTINFSGPRFEEVDNRLMSLQLVKNDMTDAVMFGPDGNNILPAAILYKKNILALRGSFRPVTMVNMDMYKKSYDIFIRENKVDVDNTVVVFEITLSNLRAEGEIDEEDFMDRARLLCSLGQTVMISNFQEYYKLVEYFSEYSKERMALTMGVNNLVDIFDEKYYRHLSGGILEAFGKLFYKDLKVYLYPMIDPETGLTTTSNNLKVHPRMKELYKFFKYNGKVVDIFDYDDSILDIFSREVLKMIAEGQDGWEKMLPKGIAELIKEKGLFDYKPKKELKAKEKQE, translated from the coding sequence ATGACACTAGTTTTAAAAGGAGATAAGAACTTTGAGAATGTTCCATCGCTTAAATCCAAAGCATTACGGATAAATTTGAATGAAGATATCTATGGTACATTTGCAGAAATTGGTGCGGGACAAGAAACGGTAAGGCATTTTTTTAGGGCAGGTGGTGCTTCTGGGACCATTGCAAAAGCCATGAGTGCCTACGATAAGAGTTTTAGTGATGCCATCTACGGAATTGAAGATGATGGTAGGTACGTAACCGAGGCACGACTTAAAAAAATGTTATCTCACGAAATGCGCCTTATGGAAGAGCGTATTCCACGGGAAGACAATCCGAATAAAATATTCTTCTCTTATGCAAATACGGTAGCCACTATCGATTTTGCCAAGAAATTTAAAGGTCACGGTTGGTTAGGAATTAGGTTTCAATTAGACCCGGAAGAAGACTACAACGAAATTATATTGCATATTCGCTTTAAGCAAACCGAAGCGCGATTGCAACAGGAAACTTTGGGAATTGTTGGTGTAAATTTAGTTTACGGGGCTTTTTACAAACACCATAAACCGAAAAAATTGTTAAAATACCTTTACGATCATATCGATAACGATACCATTGAAATTGATACCATAAATTTCTCCGGACCGCGTTTTGAAGAAGTTGATAATAGATTAATGAGTTTACAGCTTGTTAAAAACGATATGACCGATGCGGTAATGTTTGGTCCCGACGGGAATAACATCCTGCCAGCGGCTATTCTCTACAAAAAGAACATTTTAGCCTTGCGAGGTAGCTTTAGGCCGGTTACCATGGTAAACATGGACATGTACAAAAAATCGTACGACATATTTATTCGTGAAAACAAGGTTGATGTAGACAATACAGTGGTTGTGTTCGAAATTACACTTTCCAATTTACGTGCTGAAGGTGAAATTGATGAAGAAGATTTTATGGATCGGGCGCGACTACTTTGTTCGCTAGGACAAACGGTAATGATCTCCAATTTCCAGGAATATTATAAACTTGTTGAATATTTCTCTGAGTATTCCAAAGAACGGATGGCCCTTACCATGGGTGTCAATAACTTGGTGGATATATTTGATGAAAAGTACTACCGTCACTTGAGTGGTGGTATTTTGGAAGCCTTCGGTAAGCTTTTCTATAAAGATTTGAAGGTATACCTATACCCTATGATCGATCCAGAAACTGGATTAACAACTACCAGCAATAACTTAAAAGTACACCCACGTATGAAAGAACTATATAAGTTCTTTAAATACAATGGTAAAGTAGTCGATATATTCGATTACGATGATTCCATTTTAGATATTTTCTCGCGTGAAGTATTAAAAATGATTGCTGAAGGACAGGATGGATGGGAGAAAATGCTTCCAAAAGGTATTGCAGAGCTCATCAAAGAAAAAGGGTTGTTTGATTACAAACCGAAAAAAGAACTCAAGGCTAAAGAAAAACAGGAGTAA
- a CDS encoding MBL fold metallo-hydrolase, which produces MKVTFLGTGTSQGIPIVGSDDPVSKSNDPKDKRLRVSVMVEWDSYCYIVDCGPDFRQQMLANNVKKIDGILFTHEHADHIMGLDDIRPFFFRQGDIPVYAHSRVLESLKIKFDYIFATKDRYPGAPAVKENVVENNVNIPLGNMEVVPVNAFHNRLQVFGFRFDKFAYLTDVKTIEAVERDKLKGVEVLVVNALRKEPHHSHFNIEEALEFISEIKPKKAYLTHISPMLGFHQVAQEELPANVYIAYDNLTVEL; this is translated from the coding sequence TTGAAAGTAACTTTCCTCGGTACGGGCACATCTCAGGGAATCCCAATAGTTGGGAGCGATGACCCAGTCTCGAAAAGTAACGACCCCAAAGACAAGAGATTACGTGTTTCGGTAATGGTAGAATGGGATTCTTATTGTTATATTGTAGACTGTGGCCCCGATTTTAGGCAGCAAATGCTTGCGAATAATGTTAAGAAAATTGATGGAATCCTGTTCACCCACGAACATGCAGACCATATAATGGGTTTAGATGATATTCGCCCCTTCTTTTTTAGGCAGGGGGATATCCCGGTATACGCACACTCTCGCGTTTTGGAGTCTTTAAAAATAAAATTCGATTATATTTTTGCCACCAAAGACAGGTATCCCGGCGCACCGGCGGTAAAAGAAAATGTTGTAGAAAATAACGTGAACATTCCATTGGGGAATATGGAGGTAGTGCCTGTTAATGCTTTTCATAACAGATTACAGGTATTCGGATTTAGATTTGATAAATTTGCCTACCTCACCGATGTAAAAACCATAGAAGCGGTAGAACGGGATAAATTAAAAGGAGTAGAGGTATTGGTAGTAAATGCACTTCGTAAAGAACCGCACCACTCTCATTTTAATATTGAAGAGGCATTGGAGTTTATTTCTGAAATAAAACCAAAGAAAGCCTATTTAACACATATTAGTCCGATGCTGGGTTTTCACCAGGTGGCTCAAGAAGAATTACCGGCAAATGTGTATATTGCTTATGACAATTTAACTGTTGAATTATAA
- a CDS encoding hydrolase → MKRNIFMYLFFFALLYIVYQYVSSKKYFEKETVKIENLEAENEQLTDSIKTLTLDKLDLQYFSLENNEDALAYYYDYNIDNPARYIADKLLETNEQKGNNPLVPYDGMSGAPMKINKIKVLNHKWIIADFSDGKHWGELFIKYELKEDMGVDFTLLDHLLYTRS, encoded by the coding sequence ATGAAAAGAAATATTTTCATGTATTTATTCTTCTTTGCGCTTTTATATATTGTATATCAATATGTAAGTTCAAAGAAATATTTTGAAAAGGAAACTGTAAAAATTGAAAATCTGGAAGCTGAAAATGAACAGCTAACCGATTCCATAAAAACACTTACACTGGATAAATTAGACCTTCAATATTTTTCTTTGGAAAACAACGAAGATGCCTTAGCTTATTACTACGATTATAATATTGATAACCCTGCTCGATACATAGCAGATAAGTTATTGGAAACCAATGAGCAAAAAGGGAATAATCCGTTGGTTCCTTACGATGGAATGTCTGGGGCACCCATGAAAATAAATAAGATTAAAGTTCTTAACCATAAATGGATTATTGCCGATTTTTCCGATGGAAAACATTGGGGGGAACTGTTTATAAAATACGAACTGAAAGAAGATATGGGGGTAGATTTTACCTTATTAGACCATTTGTTATACACAAGAAGCTAA
- a CDS encoding TerC family protein, whose amino-acid sequence MIVWISFITLIVIFLAIDLGIFNKNPHEITNKEATVWTTIWVSTALLFSLVIYFIFKHGWLENPDSLTPTKALLKYITGYLIELSLSIDNIFVIAVIFTSFRIPKMYQHRVLFWGIIGAIVFRALMILFGVLLIKKFDWIIYVFGAFLIYTGIKMAFEKEDDAYDPKDSFIYKTIRKIIPVTPIINSENFFVRKKHLLVATPLFIALIVIEFTDILFALDSIPAILAITSDPFLVFSSNIMAILGLRSMYFFLANMLERFGYLKYSLVVILSYVGVKMILSHHVDIPEWLSLTIIGMSLGAGILFSLYKEKKEVAE is encoded by the coding sequence ATGATAGTTTGGATATCCTTTATAACACTCATCGTTATTTTTTTAGCGATCGATTTGGGGATCTTTAATAAGAATCCGCATGAAATAACCAATAAAGAGGCCACCGTTTGGACGACCATTTGGGTAAGTACAGCGCTGCTTTTTTCTTTGGTTATCTACTTTATTTTTAAACACGGTTGGCTGGAAAACCCAGATAGCTTAACACCAACAAAAGCATTATTAAAATACATAACGGGATATTTAATAGAACTTTCCTTAAGTATCGATAATATTTTTGTGATTGCCGTTATTTTTACATCCTTTAGGATTCCCAAAATGTATCAGCACCGCGTGTTGTTTTGGGGGATTATTGGAGCTATTGTTTTTAGGGCATTAATGATATTGTTTGGAGTATTGCTAATTAAAAAATTCGATTGGATTATCTATGTTTTCGGGGCCTTCTTAATTTACACGGGAATAAAAATGGCCTTTGAAAAAGAAGATGACGCTTACGACCCAAAAGATTCATTTATTTATAAAACCATCCGAAAGATTATTCCGGTGACACCCATAATAAACAGCGAAAACTTTTTTGTACGTAAAAAGCATTTGTTGGTAGCCACGCCACTATTTATTGCGCTTATTGTGATAGAGTTTACCGATATTTTATTTGCTCTAGATAGTATTCCTGCAATTTTAGCAATCACATCAGATCCTTTTTTGGTGTTTAGTTCCAATATCATGGCCATCTTAGGTTTACGGTCTATGTATTTCTTTTTAGCAAATATGCTGGAGCGTTTTGGCTACCTTAAATACAGTTTGGTGGTAATCCTGAGTTACGTTGGGGTAAAAATGATTTTATCTCACCATGTTGATATTCCAGAATGGCTGTCGCTTACAATAATTGGAATGTCTCTTGGGGCTGGAATCTTATTTTCGTTATACAAGGAAAAGAAAGAGGTGGCGGAGTAA
- the tilS gene encoding tRNA lysidine(34) synthetase TilS, translating to MLDPFKDHIRTHFPFLLTGRLAIASSGGIDSMVLTHLCKENGLDIRILHCNFQLRGEESDKDQQFLKFYAENKAIPFFSTEFNTETYAENHKISTQLAARELRYAWFKEQKDILGFDYLLTGHHLDDNLETFLINLSRGTGIDGLTGIPEVNNYIVRPMLVFSRDEIFQYALKNNIKWREDESNVETKYLRNKIRHEVVPKLKDINPEALQNFQKTISHLKGSSEIIGNHLKEIKSRIFKENKKSVEVSLEELKQLKPKEAYLFHLFSPFGFTEVNDLISVMESQSGKKLFSKTHRLVRDREKFIITPLKKEPVQKDFLIKKEETSITTPINLSIDLLDNIELVDRTIIYVDKEKLKFPLKLRKWKNGDYFYPFGMQGKKKISKFFKDEKFSLPSKENQWLLCDREDKIIWVVGQRADNRFKVTEKTKRILKIECIDA from the coding sequence ATGCTAGATCCATTTAAAGATCATATTCGCACGCATTTCCCTTTCCTTTTAACAGGGAGGTTAGCTATTGCCTCTAGCGGCGGTATTGATAGTATGGTGCTTACCCATTTGTGCAAGGAGAATGGACTTGATATAAGAATTTTGCATTGCAATTTTCAATTAAGAGGGGAGGAAAGCGATAAAGACCAGCAATTTCTAAAGTTTTATGCTGAAAATAAAGCAATTCCATTTTTTTCTACGGAATTTAACACAGAAACCTATGCAGAAAACCACAAAATATCCACACAGCTTGCAGCGAGGGAGCTTCGGTATGCATGGTTTAAAGAACAAAAAGATATTTTAGGGTTTGATTATTTGCTAACAGGTCATCATTTGGATGATAATTTAGAGACATTTCTTATCAATTTATCACGAGGAACGGGAATTGACGGACTTACGGGGATTCCTGAAGTAAATAATTACATCGTTCGCCCGATGCTTGTATTTTCTAGGGACGAAATTTTTCAGTATGCCCTAAAAAACAATATTAAATGGCGTGAGGATGAAAGCAATGTGGAGACTAAATACTTACGCAACAAAATAAGGCATGAGGTAGTCCCAAAATTAAAAGACATCAATCCAGAGGCGCTTCAAAATTTTCAAAAAACCATAAGTCATTTAAAGGGCTCTTCAGAAATAATTGGAAATCACCTAAAGGAGATCAAGTCTCGGATTTTTAAAGAAAACAAGAAAAGCGTAGAGGTTTCCCTTGAAGAATTGAAACAATTGAAGCCAAAAGAAGCTTATTTATTTCATCTTTTTAGCCCATTCGGTTTTACGGAAGTAAACGATTTGATATCGGTTATGGAGTCCCAGAGCGGAAAAAAGCTTTTTTCTAAAACCCATCGATTGGTTCGGGATCGGGAGAAGTTTATAATAACGCCCTTAAAAAAGGAGCCCGTTCAAAAGGACTTTTTAATTAAAAAAGAAGAAACTTCGATCACTACGCCCATCAATTTATCCATCGATTTACTAGACAATATAGAACTGGTAGACCGCACTATTATTTACGTTGATAAAGAAAAGTTAAAGTTTCCCTTAAAGCTAAGGAAATGGAAAAATGGTGATTACTTTTACCCCTTTGGAATGCAGGGAAAAAAGAAAATTAGTAAGTTTTTTAAAGATGAAAAATTTTCTTTGCCCTCTAAGGAAAACCAATGGTTGCTTTGCGATCGTGAAGACAAAATTATTTGGGTTGTTGGCCAAAGAGCAGATAACCGCTTTAAAGTGACCGAAAAAACGAAGCGAATTTTAAAAATAGAATGCATCGATGCGTAA